One region of Bacteroides sp. genomic DNA includes:
- a CDS encoding efflux RND transporter periplasmic adaptor subunit: MKKNLRLVLTILTILFILGLIFYPKIKPLFQKNEEGPGGGMGGGGFQMRALQANGLVITPSNLREMINSTGTLLPDEEVDLSFETSGKIVSINFSEGARVKRGDLLAKINDRHLQAQLLKLQAQLKLAQEREFRQRNLLTRDAISQESYDQAVTELQALEADIMLLEARIAETELRAPFDGIIGLRYVSEGAYANPNARIAQLIKISPLKVEFSIPERYSGNVTPGFPITFTIDGINEPFSASVYAVDPKVDINTRTIVVRALYPNRREELKPGRFAGINLQLDEITNTIAIPTDAMIAEMDGDKVYVYRNGTAEQIKVETGLRTADEIQIVDGLSFGDTLLVTGVMQLRQGLPVMLDQVENPE; the protein is encoded by the coding sequence ATGAAAAAGAATCTTCGTTTGGTTTTAACCATCTTGACCATTTTGTTCATCCTGGGTTTGATATTTTACCCGAAAATTAAGCCTCTTTTTCAGAAAAATGAAGAAGGGCCTGGTGGCGGAATGGGCGGAGGCGGTTTCCAGATGAGGGCCTTGCAGGCCAATGGCCTGGTCATCACCCCATCTAACCTGCGCGAGATGATCAACAGCACGGGCACGCTGCTTCCAGATGAGGAGGTGGATCTTTCCTTTGAAACCAGTGGGAAGATTGTCAGCATTAACTTTTCGGAAGGCGCGCGGGTCAAGCGGGGAGATTTGCTGGCCAAGATCAACGACAGGCATTTGCAGGCACAGCTACTGAAGCTGCAGGCGCAGCTCAAATTGGCCCAGGAACGGGAATTTCGCCAGCGCAACCTCTTAACACGTGATGCCATCAGCCAGGAGAGTTATGACCAGGCGGTGACGGAATTACAGGCACTGGAGGCCGACATCATGCTGCTGGAGGCACGGATCGCCGAAACTGAGCTCAGGGCACCCTTTGACGGGATCATCGGATTGAGGTATGTGAGCGAAGGGGCTTACGCCAATCCCAATGCCCGCATTGCACAGCTCATCAAGATCAGCCCGCTGAAGGTGGAGTTTTCTATTCCTGAGCGTTATTCGGGCAACGTTACCCCGGGTTTCCCCATCACCTTCACCATTGACGGGATTAATGAACCTTTTTCCGCATCCGTTTATGCCGTCGACCCCAAGGTGGATATCAACACCCGGACCATTGTGGTGAGGGCTTTGTATCCCAACCGTCGCGAGGAACTGAAACCCGGGCGTTTTGCAGGGATCAACCTGCAGTTGGATGAAATAACCAATACCATTGCCATACCCACGGATGCTATGATAGCCGAGATGGATGGCGATAAGGTTTATGTTTATCGCAATGGGACTGCCGAACAAATTAAGGTGGAAACTGGATTGCGCACGGCCGATGAAATACAGATCGTTGATGGACTGTCGTTTGGCGACACTCTGTTGGTCACCGGGGTCATGCAATTGCGGCAGGGCTTGCCTGTAATGCTTGATCAGGTTGAGAATCCCGAATAG